The Punica granatum isolate Tunisia-2019 chromosome 4, ASM765513v2, whole genome shotgun sequence genome has a window encoding:
- the LOC116203902 gene encoding probable lysophospholipase BODYGUARD 4 isoform X2, with protein MVPSLGQWGRKSAEALFCALNFIVFLFLDAVECVLCPVYRFLDSFFEGEASPCYCATQGGESSRGVNGEEGEEEGELSESLYRRENIFREMWFLAFGRKRASFGQEKRLVNGNGGSKGTPVRWSDCGCETCVSWMSNTEQKLHVVVKEPSGAVSGQGKAPENVIFLHGFLASSSLWTESVFPHLSESGAASYRLFAVDLLGFGKSPKPRDCSYTLKDHLNMIEKSVICPFQLDSFHIVAHSMGCVVAVALASKYETSVKSVTLTAPPYFPSSKRDSSLTVLRRLAEKRLWPPLLFGSSVMSWYEHLGRCICFIVCRNHRTWERILKFITRRSDVHFTVIDLTRHTHHSAWHTMHNVICGGTKLMDGYLETLRRSGAKISIIHGDRDQVVPLECSLSIKARLPDAEINIIRNANHNTVIFGRERDFTRFLGCTWESSSSVRTS; from the exons ATGGTTCCCTCCCTGGGACAATGGGGGAGAAAATCGGCAGAAGCCCTCTTCTGTGCCCTTAATTTCAtcgtcttcctcttcctcgaCGCAGTCGAGTGCGTCTTGTGCCCGGTCTACCGGTTCCTTGACTCGTTCTTCGAAGGGGAAGCCTCTCCTTGCTACTGCGCCACCCAGGGAGGAGAGTCCAGTCGTGGTGTTAATGgggaagaaggagaggaagagggTGAGCTCTCAGAGAGTCTGTACAGAAGGGAAAACATTTTCCGGGAAATGTGGTTTCTCGCATTCGGGAGAAAACGTGCAAGTTTCGGACAGGAGAAGAGGTTGGTTAATGGAAATGGAGGTAGCAAAGGGACTCCGGTTAGGTGGTCGGACTGCGGGTGCGAGACTTGCGTCTCGTGGATGAGCAATACGGAGCAGAAGCTCCACGTTGTTGTGAAGGAACCTTCGGGAG CCGTCTCTGGGCAGGGAAAGGCACCCGAGAACGTGATATTCCTCCATGGTTTCCTTGCCTCGTCATCTCTTTGGACAGAGTCGGTTTTTCCACATCTATCTGAATCTGGAGCAGCTAGTTACAGGTTGTTCGCGGTCGATCTGTTGGGGTTCGGGAAGAGTCCTAAGCCCCGGGATTGCTCGTACACTTTAAAAGATCACCTCAATATGATCGAGAAGTCAGTGATCTGCCCATTTCAGTTGGACTCTTTCCACATTGTCGCCCACTCCATGGGATGCGTCGTGGCCGTGGCATTAGCTTCAAAGTATGAGACGTCCGTGAAGTCAGTGACTTTGACAGCACCT CCTTACTTTCCGTCTTCGAAACGGGACTCTAGTTTGACGGTGCTCAGAAGACTCGCTGAGAAGAGGCTCTGGCCTCCATTACTATTCGGCTCGTCAGTCATGTCGTGGTACGAGCACTTGGGCCGGTGCATCTGTTTCATCGTTTGCCGGAACCACAGGACATGGGAAAGGATTCTAAAGTTCATTACGAGGAGAAG CGATGTCCACTTCACGGTGATAGACTTGACAAGGCACACCCACCACTCGGCTTGGCACACGATGCACAACGTGATCTGCGGGGGTACGAAGCTGATGGACGGGTATTTGGAGACTCTAAGGAGATCCGGGGCGAAAATCTCGATTATTCATGGGGATCGAGATCAAGTCGTCCCGTTGGAATGCAGCCTCAGCATCAAGGCGAGGCTTCCTGATGCCGAGATCAACATAATCCGGAACGCCAATCACAATACCGTCATCTTCGGGAGAGAGCGTGACTTTACTAGGTTCCTGGGGTGCACATGGGAGTCCTCTTCTAGTGTCAGGACGAGCTGA
- the LOC116203902 gene encoding probable lysophospholipase BODYGUARD 4 isoform X1, protein MVPSLGQWGRKSAEALFCALNFIVFLFLDAVECVLCPVYRFLDSFFEGEASPCYCATQGGESSRGVNGEEGEEEGELSESLYRRENIFREMWFLAFGRKRASFGQEKRLVNGNGGSKGTPVRWSDCGCETCVSWMSNTEQKLHVVVKEPSGAAVSGQGKAPENVIFLHGFLASSSLWTESVFPHLSESGAASYRLFAVDLLGFGKSPKPRDCSYTLKDHLNMIEKSVICPFQLDSFHIVAHSMGCVVAVALASKYETSVKSVTLTAPPYFPSSKRDSSLTVLRRLAEKRLWPPLLFGSSVMSWYEHLGRCICFIVCRNHRTWERILKFITRRSDVHFTVIDLTRHTHHSAWHTMHNVICGGTKLMDGYLETLRRSGAKISIIHGDRDQVVPLECSLSIKARLPDAEINIIRNANHNTVIFGRERDFTRFLGCTWESSSSVRTS, encoded by the exons ATGGTTCCCTCCCTGGGACAATGGGGGAGAAAATCGGCAGAAGCCCTCTTCTGTGCCCTTAATTTCAtcgtcttcctcttcctcgaCGCAGTCGAGTGCGTCTTGTGCCCGGTCTACCGGTTCCTTGACTCGTTCTTCGAAGGGGAAGCCTCTCCTTGCTACTGCGCCACCCAGGGAGGAGAGTCCAGTCGTGGTGTTAATGgggaagaaggagaggaagagggTGAGCTCTCAGAGAGTCTGTACAGAAGGGAAAACATTTTCCGGGAAATGTGGTTTCTCGCATTCGGGAGAAAACGTGCAAGTTTCGGACAGGAGAAGAGGTTGGTTAATGGAAATGGAGGTAGCAAAGGGACTCCGGTTAGGTGGTCGGACTGCGGGTGCGAGACTTGCGTCTCGTGGATGAGCAATACGGAGCAGAAGCTCCACGTTGTTGTGAAGGAACCTTCGGGAG CAGCCGTCTCTGGGCAGGGAAAGGCACCCGAGAACGTGATATTCCTCCATGGTTTCCTTGCCTCGTCATCTCTTTGGACAGAGTCGGTTTTTCCACATCTATCTGAATCTGGAGCAGCTAGTTACAGGTTGTTCGCGGTCGATCTGTTGGGGTTCGGGAAGAGTCCTAAGCCCCGGGATTGCTCGTACACTTTAAAAGATCACCTCAATATGATCGAGAAGTCAGTGATCTGCCCATTTCAGTTGGACTCTTTCCACATTGTCGCCCACTCCATGGGATGCGTCGTGGCCGTGGCATTAGCTTCAAAGTATGAGACGTCCGTGAAGTCAGTGACTTTGACAGCACCT CCTTACTTTCCGTCTTCGAAACGGGACTCTAGTTTGACGGTGCTCAGAAGACTCGCTGAGAAGAGGCTCTGGCCTCCATTACTATTCGGCTCGTCAGTCATGTCGTGGTACGAGCACTTGGGCCGGTGCATCTGTTTCATCGTTTGCCGGAACCACAGGACATGGGAAAGGATTCTAAAGTTCATTACGAGGAGAAG CGATGTCCACTTCACGGTGATAGACTTGACAAGGCACACCCACCACTCGGCTTGGCACACGATGCACAACGTGATCTGCGGGGGTACGAAGCTGATGGACGGGTATTTGGAGACTCTAAGGAGATCCGGGGCGAAAATCTCGATTATTCATGGGGATCGAGATCAAGTCGTCCCGTTGGAATGCAGCCTCAGCATCAAGGCGAGGCTTCCTGATGCCGAGATCAACATAATCCGGAACGCCAATCACAATACCGTCATCTTCGGGAGAGAGCGTGACTTTACTAGGTTCCTGGGGTGCACATGGGAGTCCTCTTCTAGTGTCAGGACGAGCTGA
- the LOC116203901 gene encoding zinc finger protein VAR3, chloroplastic, whose translation MGGATRFLMLLATPFPPRTPSLLRLARRHHHYRHCPSITSFSAPRVLSGSSHRIESFRVKSSSSQQLHAQASTFRDDPFADSAPPVTPEAHHPWPEWLHLIGNLSVGGYVRVGSSALAPEIGFEDEYAAGVDLPEEFLSAARACLAFARDRPQLIPALPRNDIEIVVNNGTPFLFKNADDSIRRMRSFLISSEGMVADSDKAQTVDLMRFILSYASNPVIQDAASFSNQELVASSVRNLIKELVKLSSTSSGPKFTEPVQNQFAGRYGQAPRSRGQNIEMKRGDWICPRCNFMNFARNMKCLECEEARPKRQLAGGEWECPQCDFLNHGRNTACLRCDCKHPGGLSPIGSGYGAGSSADRADLESRLAANEEKAQRWFSKVSQLNSTSDISSAIADEDFPEIMPLRKGVNRFVVSTRKTPLERRLANAQYSRNSSNGGTLTTGDANKTEDSSISRRPDDVMGRKSEDKMSADVGNNIARDNTPPYPNSPPPQQGYPRGNNSSYVPFVPLPADMFAKKPENSAADARKTTEERSISLGSNTIGQTSADANSPSNISGEKDREREEKSEGWFKRITELHDSQDLTAAISNEDFPEAMPMRKGESRFVISKKKDRSLTSPLYKRRAAMEQASNSNSNYVPFVPFPPDYFAKKENQQSNVENTIDKSAHEYLSPSTRPQEQKIEIPQVSSGNWDMQSSIENAPNREAGIENSTQEFGDSQASSNVSIVNETTNTATSSTQQSRSYSWSGKSLEGSAVKEPDPLDMSEEAKAERWFRRVAQIKDISELSQIPDEDFPSIMPMRKGVNRFVVSKRKTPLERRLTSAQYRRNLPVVSSDPIKKDTDSNGN comes from the exons ATGGGCGGTGCCACCCGGTTCCTCATGCTCCTCGCCACTCCCTTCCCACCCCGGACTCCTTCCCTCCTCCGCCTCGCCCGCCGCCACCACCACTACCGCCACTGCCCCTCTATCACTTCCTTCTCTGCTCCCCGCGTCCTCAGCGGCTCCTCTCATCGGATAGAATCGTTTCGGGTGAAGTCTTCCTCCTCGCAGCAGCTCCACGCTCAGGCTAGCACTTTCAGAGACGACCCCTTCGCGGACTCTGCTCCCCCAGTTACCCCGGAAGCTCATCATCCGTGGCCAGAGTGGCTCCATCTCATCGGCAATCTATCCGTCGGCGGGTACGTGAGGGTAGGATCCAGTGCGTTGGCACCGGAGATTGGGTTCGAGGATGAATATGCGGCGGGCGTTGATTTGCCGGAGGAGTTTCTCAGTGCTGCTAGGGCTTGCTTGGCTTTTGCTCGTGACCGGCCTCAGCTAATACC GGCGCTCCCCAGGAATGATATAGAGATTGTTGTCAATAACGGAACCCCATTTCTGTTCAAGAACGCCGATGATTCGATAAGGAGAATGAGGTCGTTTCTGATCAGCAGTGAGGGAATG GTGGCAGATTCTGATAAAGCACAAACCGTTGATCTGATGAGGTTTATATTGAGTTATGCCAGCAATCCCGTGATTCAGGATGCAGCCAGTTTTAGTAATCAGGAACTTGTTGCATCATCTGTGAGGAACCTGATAAAAGAGCTGGTGAAGCTGAGTTCCACTTCTTCTGGGCCCAAATTTACTGAACCTGTTCAGAATCAGTTTGCTGGTAGATATGGACAGGCACCAAGGTCTCGTGGACAAAACATTGAAATGAAAAGAGGGGATTGGATCTGTCCAAG GTGTAATTTCATGAACTTTGCAAGAAACATGAAATGCCTTGAATGTGAGGAAGCACGACCGAAGAGACAGCTGGCAGGCGGGGAGTGGGAGTGTCCACA ATGCGACTTTCTTAATCATGGAAGAAACACGGCATGCTTAAGATGTGACTGCAAGCATCCTGGAGGACTATCACCTATTGGCTCAGGCTATGGTGCTGGGAGCTCTGCGGACAGGGCTGATCTTGAGAGCAGGTTagccgccaatgaagagaagGCGCAGCGGTGGTTTAGTAAAGTTTCCCAGCTCAACAGCACATCTGATATCAGTAGTGCCATTGCGGATGAAGATTTTCCTGAAATCATGCCATTGAGGAAAGGTGTTAATAGATTTGTTGTGAGCACAAGGAAGACACCGCTGGAGCGGAGGTTGGCTAATGCCCAGTACAGTAGAAACTCAAGCAATGGTGGAACTCTTACAACGGGGGATGCTAATAAGACTGAGGACTCGTCAATCTCCAGAAGGCCAGATGATGTAATGGGCCGTAAATCTGAGGATAAAATGAGTGCTGACGTCGGGAATAATATAGCAAGAGATAATACCCCTCCATATCCGAACTCGCCTCCTCCACAGCAAGGATACCCCCGAGGAAACAATTCCAGTTATGTTCCGTTTGTACCTCTACCTGCAGATATGTTTGCGAAGAAACCTGAAAATTCAGCAGCAGATGCCAGGAAAACGACAGAAGAAAGGAGCATTTCTCTTGGTTCGAATACCATAGGACAGACATCTGCTGATGCGAATAGTCCTAGTAATATTTCGGGAGAGAAAGACAGGGAACgggaagaaaaatcagagggATGGTTTAAGAGAATCACTGAGTTGCACGATTCACAAGATTTGACTGCTGCCATTTCGAATGAAGACTTCCCTGAGGCCATGCCGATGCGGAAGGGAGAGAGCCGGTTTGTGATCAGCAAAAAGAAAGATAGGTCTCTAACTTCTCCGTTGTACAAGAGGCGGGCTGCAATGGAACAGGCAAGCAACTCGAACTCCAACTATGTGCCCTTCGTCCCATTTCCACCCGACTATTTTGCCAAGAAGGAAAATCAACAGTCCAATGTGGAAAATACCATCGATAAAAGTGCCCATGAATATCTGTCGCCTTCGACAAGACCCCAAGAGCAAAAGATAGAAATCCCACAAGTCAGTTCAGGAAATTGGGACATGCAATCTTCAATAGAGAATGCCCCTAATAGGGAAGCTGGTATTGAGAATTCTACCCAAGAATTTGGGGATTCTCAGGCGAGTTCAAATGTTAGCATTGTGAATGAGACAACAAATACGGCGACTAGTTCAACCCAACAATCAAGGAGTTATAGCTGGAGCGGAAAGAGCTTAGAGGGCTCAGCGGTGAAAGAACCCGATCCATTGGACATGTCAGAGGAGGCGAAGGCTGAGAGGTGGTTCCGACGAGTCGCCCAGATCAAGGACATATCAGAGCTGAGCCAAATCCCCGACGAAGACTTCCCTTCAATAATGCCGATGCGGAAAGGAGTGAACAGGTTCGTCGTGAGTAAGAGGAAGACGCCGTTGGAGAGGAGGCTGACTTCTGCTCAATACAGAAGGAATCTTCCGGTTGTTAGCTCGGATCCAATCAAGAAGGACACCGACAGTAATGGAAACTGA
- the LOC116204348 gene encoding uncharacterized protein LOC116204348: MTEFRPISCCNVVYKCITKVLSNGLKSFLPDFISPRQCAFVEGRSIADNILLAHELLKGYGRRRISFRRTVMADVMKAFDSIDWRFFMNIFQAIGMSKRLSDWVFPAFTIQDSLWFINGELHGYFEGRKNLRQSVPLSPYLLVMAIEVLSELLNSAALEGRLAYHPKCSKVQLTPLGFADDLMIFLKGDVPSIKTILSIFYAFYTMSGLKLNPRKIEIFCAGVDLGVKRQILQLSGFTEGALPVRQEVNAGKSVFYRFDNWFFTKRMWERVMNAAGQHRDVGAWRSQVEWATVKFKRKSTLAVILRIALQAYVYYIWKSKE; the protein is encoded by the exons ATGACTGAATTTCGGCCTATATCTTGCTGCAATGTGGTGTACAAATGCATCACCAAGGTACTCTCTAACGGGTTAAAGTCTTTTCTTCCTGACTTCATTTCTCCAAGGCAATGTGCTTTCGTGGAAGGACGCAGTATTGCTGACAACATATTATTGGCACATGAATTGCTCAAAGGgtatggaagaagaagaatttcaTTTAGGCGCACTGTAATGGCTGATGTAATGAAGGCTTTTGATTCCATTGACTGGagattttttatgaatatatttcaAGCTATTGGCatgtctaagaggctctctgACTGGGTTTTTCCTGCATTTACGATCCAAGATTCTCTGTGGTTTATTAATGGTGAATTGCATGGCTATTTTGAGGGAAGAAAAAATCTTAGACAGAGTGTTCCCCTCTCACCATACCTGCTTGTCATGGCTATAGAGGTGCTCTCAGAGCTTCTCAATTCAGCTGCTCTTGAAGGAAGGCTAGCTTATCATCCCAAATGCTCTAAAGTCCAACTTACGCCCTTGGGATTTGCTGATGATCTTATGATATTCTTGAAAGGTGATGTTCCTTCTATCAAAACAATTTTGAGCATCTTTTATGCATTTTATACTATGTCTGGACTCAAGTTGAATCCAAGGAAAATTGAGATTTTTTGTGCTGGGGTTGATCTTGGAGTTAAAAGACAGATTTTGCAGTTGAGTGGTTTTACGGAAGGTGCCTTGCCTGTAAG GCAAGAAGTGAATGCTGGAAAGTCTGTTTTCTACCGGTTCGACAATTGGTTTTTCACTAAGAGAATGTGGGAAAGGGTGATGAATGCAGCTGGACAACATAGAGATGTTGGGGCCTGGAGATCTCAAGTTGAATGGGCTACTGTTAAATTCAAGAGGAAGAGTACTCTTGCAGTTATCCTTAGAATTGCCTTGCAGGCCTATGTGTATTACATCTGGAAAAGCAAGGAATGA
- the LOC116202564 gene encoding transcription factor CSA-like, which produces MSKTEHLKTRLGRFTGFQDLNSLPSSPYNPPLLSLYGAFPGAASLGERKPEMTEAGFQFLAPAMGQTDKAWAFEPLKSRGGVKTQHDVESDGHGGKADKTTVRPGLDEEDEVNRCSNVGKGGHVKLCARGHWRPAEDAKLKELVAQFGPQNWNVIAEHLEGRSGKSCRLRWFNQLDPRINRKAFSEEEEERLLTAHRMYGSKWAMIARLFPGRTDNAVKNHWHVIMARKQREQSNVYRKRKLLPPHMAFDVKPPNRNTSSTESTISSNRDESASTCTKLSLSASSARPVPVLFGRSGPVQRLQPSDPRIGPPNKKPLLATVNGPSDDRSSDDSRNWTHCTGPKKGSRENSGSGNLDSVSNSEVSGAESVTTHNLILSGPEKQDLPFIDFLGVGAT; this is translated from the exons ATGAGTAAGACAGAGCACCTGAAGACACGGTTGGGCAGATTTACCGGGTTCCAGGATTTGAACTCCCTGCCTTCTTCACCTTATAATCCTCCTCTGCTCTCTCTCTACGGGGCCTTCCCCGGCGCTGCCTCTCTCGGCGAGAGGAAACCGGAAATGACTGAGGCGGGTTTTCAGTTCTTGGCCCCGGCGATGGGGCAGACCGACAAAGCTTGGGCCTTTGAGCCATTGAAGAGCAGGGGTGGGGTCAAGACGCAACACGATGTTGAGTCTGATGGACATGGCGGCAAGGCTGATAAGACAACCGTGCGCCCGGGCCTCGACGAGGAGGACGAGGTTAATAGGTGCTCCAATGTCGGGAAAGGCGGTCACGTGAAGCTCTGCGCCAGAGGGCACTGGAGGCCTGCCGAGGATGCCAAGCTTAAAGAGCTCGTGGCCCAATTTGGTCCCCAGAACTGGAACGTCATTGCGGAGCACCTCGAAGGAAGATCAG GGAAGAGTTGCAGGCTGAGATGGTTCAACCAGCTCGACCCGAGGATCAACCGTAAAGCCTTCAgcgaagaggaggaggagcggCTCCTGACCGCTCACCGGATGTACGGGAGCAAGTGGGCGATGATCGCGAGGCTGTTCCCGGGAAGGACCGACAACGCCGTGAAGAACCACTGGCACGTTATCATGGCGAGGAAGCAGAGGGAGCAGTCCAACGTCTACAGGAAGAGGAAGCTCCTCCCTCCTCACATGGCTTTCGACGTGAAGCCCCCCAATCGGAACACCAGCAGCACCGAGTCGACGATCTCCAGCAACAGGGATGAATCTGCCTCCACTTGCACCAAGCTCTCCCTCAGCGCCTCCTCTGCCAGACCAGTTCCCGTCCTCTTTGGCCGGTCCGGTCCAGTCCAGAGGCTCCAGCCGTCGGACCCTCGGATTG GTCCCCCGAACAAGAAGCCACTGCTGGCTACGGTGAACGGGCCATCCGATGACCGGTCCAGCGATGACAGCAGGAACTGGACCCACTGCACGGGGCCGAAGAAGGGATCCCGGGAGAACTCCGGATCAGGGAACTTGGACTCGGTCTCAAACTCGGAAGTATCCGGGGCGGAGTCGGTCACCACACACAACCTCATCCTCTCTGGGCCCGAGAAGCAAGACCTGCCCTTCATCGACTTCCTCGGGGTCGGCGCCACCTGA